From a single Streptomyces misionensis genomic region:
- a CDS encoding TIGR02452 family protein translates to MSARLRGIAAQTEEIVAAGRYRAPDGREVPLAAAVEAARAGTRMYGPGPVPVPPAPGTEQFVEVTGESSTEAARRLAGAPVAVLNFASARNPGGGYLNGAQAQEEALCRASALYTCLLEAREFYEHHRADRDPLYSDRVIHSPAVPVFRDDRGRLLAEPHLVGFLTAAAPNAGVLRRRSPERAAEIPAALATRAERVLETAAAHGYRRLVLGAWGCGVFRNDPAQVAEAFRALLGSGGRFAGTFEHVVFGVLDRSPGATVREAFARAFPHAGG, encoded by the coding sequence ATGAGCGCGCGCCTGCGCGGGATCGCCGCGCAGACGGAAGAGATCGTGGCGGCGGGTCGCTACCGGGCCCCGGACGGCCGGGAGGTACCGCTCGCGGCGGCCGTCGAGGCCGCCAGGGCCGGCACCCGGATGTACGGCCCCGGGCCGGTCCCGGTGCCGCCCGCACCCGGCACCGAACAGTTCGTCGAGGTCACCGGCGAGAGCAGCACGGAGGCGGCCCGCAGACTGGCCGGCGCCCCGGTGGCCGTACTGAACTTCGCCTCCGCGCGGAACCCCGGCGGCGGCTACCTCAACGGCGCCCAGGCCCAGGAGGAGGCCCTGTGCCGCGCCTCCGCGCTGTACACCTGCCTGCTGGAGGCCCGGGAGTTCTACGAGCACCACCGCGCCGACCGTGACCCGCTCTACTCCGACCGGGTGATCCACAGCCCGGCGGTGCCCGTCTTCCGCGACGACCGGGGGCGGCTGCTGGCCGAGCCCCACCTCGTGGGCTTCCTGACCGCCGCCGCCCCCAACGCGGGTGTGCTGCGGCGCCGGAGCCCCGAGCGCGCCGCCGAGATCCCGGCCGCCCTCGCCACGCGGGCCGAACGGGTCCTGGAGACCGCCGCCGCCCACGGCTACCGGCGCCTGGTCCTCGGCGCCTGGGGCTGCGGCGTCTTCCGGAACGACCCGGCCCAGGTCGCGGAGGCCTTCCGCGCGCTGCTCGGGTCCGGGGGCCGGTTCGCGGGGACCTTCGAGCACGTGGTCTTCGGCGTGCTCGACCGGTCACCGGGGGCCACGGTGCGGGAGGCCTTCGCGCGGGCCTTCCCGCACGCCGGCGGCTGA
- a CDS encoding NADP-dependent oxidoreductase, with the protein MKAIALDTYGSPDDLRLVELPEPKVAPGEVLIRVKAAGVNPVDWKLGAGMLDAVMEARFPLISGWDVAGVVERVGFDATEFAVGDEVYGYIRKDWAQNGAYAELVSAPVRTLAKKPASLSWEEAAGVPLAGLTAYQSIERLGVDRGDVVLVHAAAGGVGSLGVQIAVARGARVIGTASERNHAFLRSLGAEPVTYGEGLVDRVRELAPGGVDAVLDFVGDGAVRQSLPLLRRPGRVASIADGEAALAAGGQYVWVRPSSADLTTLAQLADAGKLTVHVEKALPLAEAAEAWRLSQSGRTRGKIVLTV; encoded by the coding sequence ATGAAGGCCATCGCACTCGACACGTACGGATCCCCCGACGATCTGCGGCTCGTGGAGCTGCCCGAACCCAAGGTGGCGCCCGGCGAGGTGCTGATCCGGGTGAAGGCGGCCGGGGTCAACCCGGTCGACTGGAAGCTCGGCGCCGGCATGCTGGACGCCGTGATGGAGGCCCGTTTCCCGCTGATCTCCGGCTGGGACGTCGCGGGCGTGGTGGAGCGGGTCGGCTTCGACGCCACGGAGTTCGCCGTGGGCGACGAGGTCTACGGCTACATCCGCAAGGACTGGGCGCAGAACGGCGCGTACGCCGAACTCGTCTCGGCGCCCGTGCGCACCCTCGCGAAGAAGCCCGCGTCGCTGAGCTGGGAGGAGGCGGCGGGTGTCCCGCTCGCCGGGCTCACCGCGTACCAGTCGATCGAGCGGCTGGGCGTCGACCGGGGCGACGTGGTGCTCGTGCACGCCGCGGCCGGCGGGGTCGGCTCGCTCGGGGTGCAGATCGCCGTCGCCCGCGGCGCGCGCGTCATCGGCACGGCGAGCGAGCGCAACCACGCGTTCCTGCGCTCGCTCGGCGCGGAGCCGGTCACCTACGGCGAGGGGCTCGTCGACCGCGTGCGGGAGCTCGCTCCCGGGGGCGTCGACGCGGTGCTCGACTTCGTCGGGGACGGCGCGGTCCGGCAGTCGCTGCCGCTGCTGCGGCGTCCGGGCCGCGTCGCGTCGATCGCCGACGGCGAGGCCGCGCTCGCCGCGGGCGGCCAGTACGTGTGGGTCCGCCCGTCGTCCGCCGACCTGACGACCCTGGCCCAGCTCGCGGACGCGGGCAAGCTCACGGTGCACGTGGAGAAGGCCCTGCCGCTGGCGGAGGCGGCCGAGGCCTGGCGGCTGAGCCAGTCCGGACGCACCCGCGGCAAGATCGTCCTCACGGTCTGA
- a CDS encoding type II toxin-antitoxin system PemK/MazF family toxin codes for MSTYTHTDENVPGRHGPHATAEADPREVGRVRTEYSPACDGDPDPGEIVWTWVPFEENDGRGKDRPVLVVAREAAGTLLAVQLSSKRHDGDREWVAIGSGPWDRSGRDSWVDVDRVLRLHEDGMRREACALDRMRFNLVRQRLHERYGWT; via the coding sequence GTGAGCACGTACACCCACACCGATGAGAACGTCCCCGGCCGTCACGGCCCGCACGCCACCGCCGAGGCCGACCCGCGCGAGGTCGGCCGGGTGCGGACCGAGTACTCCCCTGCCTGCGACGGCGATCCGGACCCCGGCGAGATCGTCTGGACCTGGGTGCCGTTCGAGGAGAACGACGGGCGGGGCAAGGACCGGCCGGTGCTGGTCGTCGCCCGGGAGGCGGCGGGCACCCTGCTGGCCGTCCAGCTCTCCAGCAAGCGGCACGACGGCGACCGGGAGTGGGTGGCGATCGGCAGCGGGCCGTGGGACCGCTCGGGGCGCGACTCCTGGGTGGACGTGGACCGGGTGCTGCGGCTGCACGAGGACGGGATGCGCCGGGAGGCGTGCGCGCTGGACCGGATGCGGTTCAACCTCGTCCGGCAGCGGCTGCACGAGCGGTACGGCTGGACCTGA
- a CDS encoding alpha/beta hydrolase, with amino-acid sequence MPLVPPPFDPELAACLESLGDAAVPGFSLADLDAARRGAGVGAGLADLTLGGAFEVTECAVPGPPDAPGICLVVCRPVSATGPLPVLYHVHGGGMMAGTGRAGVDVPLDWARELGAVVVSVEYRLAPEHPHPAPVEDVYAGLRWTAGHAREIGGDPERIVVAGASAGGGLTAAVTLLARDRRGPRPLGQLLMSPMLDDRNDTVSSHQMTGVGLWDRTANETAWTALLGARRGGPDVSPYAAPARATDLSGLPPAYLDTGSAETFRDETVDYASRLWRAGGEAELHVWPGGFHGFDTLAPQAALSRAARTARLGWLRRLLGG; translated from the coding sequence GTGCCCCTGGTCCCGCCCCCGTTCGACCCGGAACTCGCCGCGTGCCTGGAGTCGCTGGGGGACGCGGCGGTGCCCGGGTTCAGCCTGGCGGACCTCGACGCGGCCCGGCGCGGCGCGGGGGTCGGCGCGGGGCTGGCGGACCTCACCCTGGGCGGCGCCTTCGAGGTGACGGAGTGCGCGGTGCCGGGACCGCCGGACGCCCCCGGGATCTGCCTGGTGGTCTGCCGCCCGGTGTCGGCCACGGGTCCGCTGCCGGTGCTCTACCACGTGCACGGCGGCGGCATGATGGCCGGCACCGGCCGCGCCGGGGTGGACGTACCGCTGGACTGGGCACGGGAGTTGGGCGCGGTGGTGGTGTCGGTCGAGTACCGGCTCGCGCCCGAGCACCCGCATCCGGCGCCGGTCGAGGACGTGTACGCGGGCCTGCGGTGGACGGCCGGGCACGCGCGGGAGATCGGCGGCGACCCGGAGCGGATCGTGGTGGCCGGCGCCAGCGCGGGCGGCGGGCTGACGGCCGCCGTCACCCTGCTCGCCCGGGACCGGCGGGGGCCGCGCCCGTTGGGCCAGCTGCTGATGAGCCCGATGCTGGACGACCGCAACGACACCGTCTCCAGCCATCAGATGACCGGCGTCGGCCTCTGGGACCGCACCGCCAACGAGACCGCCTGGACGGCGCTGCTCGGTGCGCGCCGGGGCGGACCGGACGTCTCCCCCTACGCGGCCCCGGCCCGCGCCACGGACCTGTCCGGACTGCCGCCGGCCTACCTCGACACCGGCTCGGCGGAGACCTTCCGGGACGAGACGGTCGACTACGCGTCCCGCCTGTGGCGGGCCGGCGGCGAGGCCGAACTCCACGTCTGGCCCGGCGGGTTCCACGGCTTCGACACCCTGGCCCCGCAGGCGGCCCTGTCCCGGGCGGCGCGGACCGCCCGGCTCGGCTGGCTGCGACGGCTGCTGGGCGGCTGA
- a CDS encoding cupin domain-containing protein has product MTSSSAAGDGPAQQAEPVPRVLCDARALASQPPLPSGVLWKLAEGGRQLDANVVRLAPGGRIAAHTEARLDVLLLVVAGSGVLGAGPAGSPCPVAEGALVWLPHGSARGITAGDEGLTYLTVHTRRPGLGITARPDDGPARPAPAPEGPDAVPTARNDPVRSEVDP; this is encoded by the coding sequence ATGACGTCATCGTCCGCCGCCGGCGACGGACCGGCGCAGCAGGCGGAACCGGTTCCGCGGGTCCTGTGCGACGCCCGGGCACTGGCGTCGCAGCCGCCACTGCCGTCCGGCGTGCTGTGGAAACTCGCCGAAGGCGGGCGCCAGTTGGACGCCAACGTGGTGCGGCTCGCCCCCGGCGGACGGATCGCGGCGCACACGGAGGCGCGACTGGACGTCCTGCTCCTGGTCGTCGCCGGGTCCGGCGTCCTCGGCGCGGGCCCCGCCGGGTCGCCGTGCCCGGTCGCCGAGGGCGCCCTGGTGTGGCTGCCCCACGGCTCCGCCCGCGGCATCACCGCCGGCGACGAGGGTCTGACGTACCTCACCGTCCACACCCGCCGCCCCGGCCTCGGCATCACGGCCCGGCCGGACGACGGTCCGGCCCGACCCGCCCCCGCGCCCGAAGGGCCCGACGCCGTTCCCACCGCCCGGAATGATCCCGTCCGCTCGGAAGTTGACCCGTGA
- a CDS encoding helix-turn-helix transcriptional regulator, translating to MAESPRRRAVLDVLRAASGPLGVTETAERLGVHPNTVRFHLDALVADGLVERRAEAPSGPGRPRTVYTVHPGMDRGGARGYLLLARMLLSRLALADPVEAREEALETGRAWGRFLADPPPPFERPSAEGSVTRLLALLDDLGFEPEAEHSGARPPRRIGLRHCPFLELAEEHGELVCPLHLGLIQGALARLDAPLTATRLEPFARPDLCLAHLSETGTPARDVRKAAPR from the coding sequence GTGGCGGAGAGTCCCCGTCGGCGCGCGGTGCTGGACGTGCTGCGGGCCGCGTCCGGGCCGCTCGGCGTCACGGAGACCGCCGAGCGCCTCGGCGTCCACCCCAACACCGTCCGCTTCCACCTGGACGCCCTGGTGGCCGACGGTCTGGTCGAGCGCCGGGCCGAGGCGCCGAGCGGCCCGGGCCGGCCGCGCACCGTGTACACCGTCCACCCCGGCATGGACCGCGGCGGTGCGCGCGGTTACCTGCTGCTGGCGCGGATGCTGCTCAGTCGTCTGGCCCTCGCCGATCCGGTCGAGGCGCGCGAGGAGGCCCTGGAGACGGGCCGCGCGTGGGGCCGCTTCCTGGCCGACCCGCCGCCCCCCTTCGAGCGGCCTTCGGCCGAGGGGTCGGTCACCCGTCTCCTCGCCCTGCTGGACGACCTGGGGTTCGAGCCGGAGGCCGAGCACAGCGGGGCGCGGCCCCCGCGGCGGATCGGGCTGCGGCACTGCCCCTTCCTCGAACTCGCCGAGGAGCACGGGGAGTTGGTCTGCCCGCTCCATCTCGGCCTGATCCAGGGCGCGTTGGCGCGGCTCGACGCGCCGCTGACGGCCACCCGTCTGGAGCCGTTCGCCCGACCCGACCTCTGCCTCGCCCACCTGAGCGAGACGGGCACCCCCGCACGGGACGTGAGAAAGGCGGCACCTCGATGA
- a CDS encoding cellulose binding domain-containing protein, whose amino-acid sequence MLFRRRRPDGPRRPLAVAASAALAVAAAVLPLATPAAAADPADITVTVNASAGLGTVSPTALGANTAIWDANMNDPEVASLYRSAGIGALRYPGGSYADIYHWADNTAPGGYVAPGTDFDAFMGTVKATGAQPILIANYGSGTAKEAADWVRYANVTKGYGAKYWEIGNEIYGNGVYGSGWENDTHADKTPDQYAREVEAYAKAMKAVDPTVKIGAVLTMPGNWPDGSVATGDTGDWNHTVLAAVAHDIDFVSVHWYPNTSGEQSLAAVRQLPGELREVRNLVNRYAGADSARIGIAMTEVNSNSGGGAFTSRPNGLFAAEAMMTAMENGVFTVDWWDTHNGAGGITTVGGETDYGDMGMLSNGSCTGSVCEPAVNTPFAPYYGIKTLGALSDPGDTMVASGTSGSEVSSHAVLRADGDLSVLLLNQSTTTEHTVDLRYLGFTAGSAAPQVQRWAPGDDGLVDATGTATAGSVTLAPSSITVLTTHPKSGTGSSAATVGAPGTPQTTSVGADSATLSWPAADGAVDRYEVYEQLGTGLQLLGSSTGTSATIRNLPAGSRHTVNVLARDKAGHLSRPSVPLTFTTGTPDDSTCTVSYQVTSGWGNGFVSDVVVSNVGPADIDGWTLTFDWPSAGQSVSSWWNADVTSDGQHVHVTSTDSNARLAPNGGNSAEFGFVGANDGANPAPTAFTLNGTVCRTIS is encoded by the coding sequence ATGCTGTTCCGCAGGAGACGACCAGACGGGCCGCGTCGCCCGCTCGCCGTCGCGGCCTCGGCAGCCCTGGCCGTGGCGGCCGCGGTGCTGCCGCTCGCCACGCCCGCCGCCGCGGCCGACCCGGCCGACATCACGGTCACGGTCAACGCGAGCGCGGGCCTGGGCACCGTCAGCCCGACCGCGCTCGGCGCCAACACCGCCATCTGGGACGCGAACATGAACGACCCGGAGGTGGCCTCCCTGTACCGGTCCGCGGGGATCGGCGCGCTGCGCTACCCGGGCGGCTCCTACGCCGACATCTACCACTGGGCCGACAACACCGCGCCCGGCGGTTACGTCGCCCCGGGCACCGACTTCGACGCCTTCATGGGCACCGTCAAGGCCACCGGCGCCCAGCCGATCCTGATCGCCAACTACGGCTCCGGGACGGCCAAGGAGGCCGCGGACTGGGTCCGGTACGCCAACGTCACCAAGGGCTACGGGGCCAAGTACTGGGAGATCGGCAACGAGATCTACGGCAACGGCGTCTACGGCAGCGGCTGGGAGAACGACACCCACGCCGACAAGACCCCCGACCAGTACGCCCGGGAGGTCGAGGCGTACGCCAAGGCCATGAAGGCGGTCGACCCGACCGTCAAGATCGGCGCGGTGCTCACCATGCCCGGCAACTGGCCCGACGGTTCGGTGGCCACCGGGGACACCGGCGACTGGAACCACACCGTGCTCGCCGCGGTCGCCCACGACATCGACTTCGTGAGCGTGCACTGGTACCCCAACACCAGCGGCGAGCAGTCGCTGGCCGCCGTACGGCAGTTGCCCGGTGAGCTGCGCGAGGTGCGCAACCTGGTGAACCGGTACGCGGGCGCCGACTCCGCGCGGATCGGCATCGCGATGACCGAGGTGAACTCCAACTCCGGCGGCGGCGCCTTCACCAGCAGGCCCAACGGCCTCTTCGCCGCGGAGGCCATGATGACGGCGATGGAGAACGGCGTCTTCACCGTGGACTGGTGGGACACCCACAACGGCGCGGGCGGCATCACCACCGTGGGCGGTGAGACCGACTACGGCGACATGGGCATGCTGTCCAACGGCAGTTGCACCGGCAGCGTCTGCGAGCCGGCGGTGAACACCCCGTTCGCGCCGTACTACGGCATCAAGACGCTCGGCGCTCTCAGCGACCCCGGCGACACCATGGTGGCCTCCGGCACCTCCGGTTCCGAGGTCTCCTCGCACGCGGTGCTCCGGGCCGACGGCGACCTCAGCGTGCTGCTGCTGAACCAGAGCACCACCACCGAGCACACCGTGGACCTGCGCTACCTGGGCTTCACCGCCGGCTCCGCCGCCCCGCAGGTGCAGCGCTGGGCACCCGGCGACGACGGTCTGGTCGACGCGACCGGCACCGCCACGGCCGGCTCGGTCACCCTGGCGCCCTCCTCCATCACCGTGCTGACGACGCATCCGAAGAGCGGCACCGGATCCTCCGCCGCCACCGTCGGCGCCCCCGGCACACCGCAGACCACCTCGGTCGGCGCCGACAGCGCCACCCTGAGCTGGCCGGCCGCCGACGGAGCGGTGGACCGGTACGAGGTCTACGAGCAGCTCGGCACCGGCCTCCAGCTGCTCGGTTCGTCCACCGGCACCTCCGCCACGATCCGCAACCTGCCGGCCGGCTCCCGGCACACGGTCAACGTGCTGGCCCGGGACAAGGCGGGACACCTCTCCCGGCCCTCCGTGCCGCTGACCTTCACCACCGGTACGCCGGACGACAGCACCTGCACCGTCTCGTACCAGGTGACCTCCGGCTGGGGCAACGGCTTCGTCTCCGACGTGGTGGTGAGCAACGTCGGCCCGGCCGACATCGACGGCTGGACGCTGACCTTCGACTGGCCGTCGGCCGGGCAGTCCGTCTCCTCGTGGTGGAACGCCGACGTCACCAGCGACGGGCAGCACGTCCACGTGACCAGCACCGACAGCAACGCCCGGCTCGCGCCGAACGGCGGAAACTCCGCCGAGTTCGGCTTCGTGGGCGCCAACGACGGCGCCAACCCCGCTCCGACGGCCTTCACCCTCAACGGAACGGTCTGCCGGACGATCTCCTGA
- the egtA gene encoding ergothioneine biosynthesis glutamate--cysteine ligase EgtA has translation MSDAITDGGDCTEDRTAVTEAEVDALVQGICFKTGPPRTLGVELEWLVHERGSPQRPVTPERLAAAYAALRAVPLGSALTVEPGGQLELSSPPAASLMECVRTVRADLAAVRTVLAGDGLDLVGIGHDPFRLPRRFLREPRYDAMEACLDRTGPAGRHMMRASASVQVCVDAGYEEPGPLGHGRRWWLAHQLGAVLVAAFANSPLIGGLPTGWLSTRQLMWMEIGAGRAGAPPLDEEPRAAWARHVLDSPVMCVRRDSGPWEVPERLTFREWTRSRRPRPPTRADLDYHLTTLFPPVRPRGHLELRMIDAQPGEDGWIVPLAVTAALFDDPMAAETAYRSVKTLAERAHNLPAPHNPLWTDAARRGLADPELREVAAVCFAAALDALPRLGATAELTDAVAGYLERHVARGRCPADDLLDALPGTRISPAAGGRTAHGRKDIPT, from the coding sequence ATGTCCGATGCGATCACCGACGGTGGTGACTGTACGGAGGACCGTACCGCCGTCACCGAGGCCGAGGTGGACGCCCTGGTCCAGGGCATCTGCTTCAAGACCGGGCCGCCCCGCACCCTCGGTGTGGAGCTGGAATGGCTCGTCCACGAGCGGGGTTCGCCACAGCGCCCCGTGACACCCGAACGGCTTGCCGCGGCCTACGCCGCGCTGCGGGCCGTGCCCCTCGGTTCGGCGCTCACCGTGGAGCCCGGCGGTCAGCTGGAGCTCAGCTCGCCGCCCGCCGCCTCCCTGATGGAGTGCGTCCGGACCGTCCGCGCCGACCTGGCCGCCGTGCGCACCGTCCTCGCCGGGGACGGGCTCGACCTCGTCGGCATCGGCCACGACCCCTTCCGTCTGCCGCGCCGGTTCCTGCGCGAGCCGCGCTACGACGCGATGGAGGCGTGTCTGGACCGCACCGGCCCGGCCGGCCGCCACATGATGCGGGCCTCCGCCTCCGTCCAGGTCTGCGTCGACGCGGGCTACGAGGAGCCGGGCCCGCTGGGGCACGGGCGGCGCTGGTGGCTGGCGCACCAGCTGGGCGCGGTCCTGGTGGCCGCCTTCGCCAACTCCCCGCTGATCGGCGGGCTGCCGACGGGCTGGCTGTCCACCCGGCAGCTGATGTGGATGGAGATCGGCGCGGGCCGCGCGGGAGCGCCCCCGCTGGACGAGGAGCCGCGGGCCGCGTGGGCCCGGCACGTGCTGGACTCCCCGGTGATGTGCGTGCGCCGGGACAGCGGACCGTGGGAGGTACCCGAGCGGCTGACCTTCCGGGAGTGGACGCGCTCGCGACGGCCCCGGCCGCCCACCCGGGCGGATCTGGACTACCACCTCACCACCCTCTTCCCGCCGGTCAGGCCGCGCGGTCACCTGGAGCTGCGGATGATCGACGCGCAGCCCGGCGAGGACGGCTGGATCGTGCCGCTCGCGGTGACGGCGGCGCTCTTCGACGACCCGATGGCCGCCGAGACCGCCTACCGGAGCGTGAAGACGCTGGCGGAGCGGGCCCATAACCTGCCCGCACCGCACAACCCGCTGTGGACCGACGCGGCCCGGCGGGGGCTCGCCGACCCGGAGCTGCGCGAGGTGGCCGCCGTGTGTTTCGCGGCGGCGCTGGACGCCCTGCCCCGGCTCGGCGCCACCGCCGAGCTGACGGACGCCGTCGCCGGGTACCTGGAGCGCCATGTGGCCCGGGGCCGCTGCCCGGCCGACGACCTGCTGGACGCGCTGCCCGGCACGCGCATCTCCCCGGCCGCGGGCGGCCGAACCGCCCACGGCAGGAAGGACATCC